The proteins below come from a single Crossiella sp. CA-258035 genomic window:
- a CDS encoding MFS transporter, giving the protein MTTPPPSELRDCFGRDYQVGPTAELLTGRSRSWQLVLPLAAMAAAGVLQYSFGALVPTLSALHGWSTAQTCWLLALWIVAQAGVGLPVAYLRERGVVGPVALVMAGAALCLTGPVALGHAPSYLGALLGFSLLGGAGAGLVYAVSASTVAKWFPDRSAVRVSLVTGAFACGAVPFLLFVFPSVTTANLVPVLDGTGLALGLVIAAAGLFFRDPPSNWWPPHVDPRDWALSRRRGPGSANLPAVREYSPGEAVRDGALPALAVILFCASAVTLFTVASFAAFAAGMALSAPVIGAATALLVAANGAARAVVLRVSDRIGRARTLAGALTVLALSQLALAASATDRSLPLLLTAAVLAGAGGACYPMVASLVREYFGDRRHGEIHAVVYSAKAFGGIAGVGLTALAVPTSGYPVLFLLAGGLALCSALLCRRLRQPGRIPLVWTTQRVR; this is encoded by the coding sequence ATGACCACTCCCCCACCCAGTGAGCTCCGCGACTGCTTCGGCCGCGACTACCAGGTCGGCCCCACCGCCGAACTGCTGACCGGGCGTTCCCGGTCCTGGCAGCTGGTCCTGCCGCTGGCCGCGATGGCCGCGGCGGGCGTGCTCCAGTACTCCTTCGGCGCGCTGGTGCCCACCCTGTCCGCACTGCACGGCTGGTCCACCGCACAGACCTGCTGGCTGCTGGCGCTGTGGATCGTGGCACAGGCTGGCGTCGGCTTGCCAGTGGCCTACCTGCGGGAACGGGGGGTGGTCGGCCCGGTGGCCCTGGTGATGGCGGGCGCGGCGCTGTGCCTGACCGGCCCGGTGGCACTCGGGCACGCGCCGAGCTACCTGGGCGCGCTGCTGGGCTTCTCGCTGCTGGGCGGCGCGGGCGCGGGACTGGTCTACGCGGTCAGTGCCTCCACCGTGGCCAAGTGGTTCCCCGACCGGTCCGCGGTTCGGGTCAGCCTGGTCACCGGCGCGTTCGCCTGCGGCGCGGTCCCGTTCCTGCTCTTCGTCTTCCCCTCGGTGACCACCGCCAACCTGGTCCCGGTGCTCGACGGCACCGGCCTGGCGCTGGGCCTGGTGATCGCCGCGGCGGGACTGTTCTTCCGCGACCCGCCGTCGAACTGGTGGCCGCCGCACGTGGACCCGCGCGACTGGGCGCTCTCCCGTCGCCGCGGCCCCGGCTCGGCCAACCTGCCCGCGGTGCGCGAGTACTCCCCCGGCGAGGCGGTGCGCGACGGCGCGCTGCCCGCGCTCGCGGTGATCCTGTTCTGCGCCAGCGCGGTCACCCTGTTCACGGTGGCCAGCTTCGCCGCCTTCGCCGCCGGGATGGCGCTGTCCGCGCCGGTCATCGGCGCGGCCACCGCACTGCTGGTAGCGGCCAACGGGGCGGCCAGGGCGGTGGTGCTGCGGGTCTCCGACCGGATCGGCCGGGCGCGCACGCTGGCCGGCGCACTCACCGTGCTCGCGCTGTCACAGCTCGCGCTGGCCGCCAGTGCCACCGACCGCTCGCTGCCGCTGCTGCTGACCGCAGCCGTGCTGGCCGGCGCGGGCGGGGCCTGCTACCCGATGGTGGCCAGCCTGGTCCGGGAGTACTTCGGGGACCGGCGGCACGGCGAGATACACGCGGTGGTCTACAGCGCGAAGGCCTTTGGCGGAATAGCCGGGGTGGGCCTGACCGCGCTGGCCGTCCCTACTTCGGGGTACCCGGTACTTTTCCTGCTTGCGGGCGGGCTCGCACTGTGTTCGGCACTGCTCTGCCGGCGCCTGCGGCAGCCTGGTCGTATCCCATTAGTCTGGACAACCCAGCGTGTCCGCTGA
- the sucC gene encoding ADP-forming succinate--CoA ligase subunit beta has translation MDLYEYQAKDLFAQHGVPVGPPQRVVEDPADARAAAAEWGGRVVVKAQVKTGGRGKAGGVKLAVDPEDAEVKAGAILGLDIKGHVVRRVLVTPASEIAEEYYVSFLLDRTNRTFLAMASVEGGMDIEEVAATNPAALAKVPVDAIGGVDLAKAREIVTAAHFPAEVAEDVAAVLVKLWNTFVAEDATLVEVNPLVRDPRGSILALDGKVTLDENAGFRHPGHGEFVDRAAENELEQRAKDKGLNYVKLDGQVGVIGNGAGLVMSTLDVVAYAGERHGGVKPANFLDIGGGASAEVMANGLEIILGDADVRSVFVNVFGGITACDAVANGIVAALEILGAEATKPLVVRLDGNNVAEGRRILAEAGHPLVTVVETMDDAADKAAQLAAAGV, from the coding sequence GTGGATCTGTACGAGTACCAGGCGAAGGATCTCTTCGCGCAGCACGGGGTCCCGGTGGGTCCGCCGCAGCGGGTCGTCGAGGATCCGGCCGACGCCCGCGCGGCAGCGGCCGAGTGGGGCGGCAGGGTCGTGGTCAAGGCGCAGGTGAAAACCGGCGGCCGTGGCAAGGCGGGCGGGGTGAAGCTCGCCGTCGACCCGGAGGACGCGGAAGTCAAGGCCGGAGCCATCTTGGGGCTGGACATCAAGGGGCACGTGGTGCGCCGGGTGCTGGTGACCCCCGCTTCGGAGATCGCCGAGGAGTACTACGTCTCCTTCTTGCTCGACCGGACCAATCGCACCTTCCTGGCGATGGCCTCGGTCGAAGGCGGGATGGACATCGAGGAGGTCGCTGCCACCAATCCGGCGGCCCTCGCCAAGGTGCCCGTTGACGCCATCGGCGGCGTCGACCTGGCCAAGGCCAGGGAGATCGTGACCGCCGCGCACTTCCCGGCCGAGGTGGCTGAAGATGTCGCCGCGGTGCTGGTGAAGCTGTGGAACACCTTTGTAGCCGAGGACGCCACCCTGGTGGAGGTCAACCCGCTGGTCCGTGACCCCCGGGGCAGCATTCTCGCCCTCGACGGCAAGGTGACACTGGACGAGAACGCCGGTTTCCGGCATCCGGGACACGGCGAGTTCGTGGACCGGGCCGCGGAGAACGAGCTGGAGCAGCGGGCCAAGGACAAGGGCCTCAACTACGTCAAGCTGGACGGCCAGGTCGGCGTCATCGGCAACGGCGCGGGCCTGGTCATGTCCACTTTGGACGTTGTCGCCTACGCGGGCGAGCGGCACGGCGGGGTGAAGCCGGCCAACTTCCTGGACATCGGCGGCGGCGCCTCGGCCGAGGTGATGGCCAACGGCCTGGAGATCATCCTGGGCGACGCCGACGTGCGCTCGGTGTTCGTCAACGTCTTCGGCGGCATCACCGCCTGCGACGCGGTGGCCAACGGCATCGTGGCCGCGCTGGAGATCCTGGGCGCGGAAGCCACCAAGCCACTGGTGGTGCGCCTGGACGGCAACAACGTGGCCGAGGGCCGCCGCATCCTGGCGGAGGCCGGCCATCCGCTGGTGACCGTGGTGGAGACGATGGACGACGCGGCCGACAAGGCCGCCCAACTGGCAGCGGCGGGGGTGTGA
- the sucD gene encoding succinate--CoA ligase subunit alpha, which translates to MAIFLTEHSRVIVQGMTGGEGSKHTRRMQAAGTNVVGGVTPGKGGRRVDFDGVSVPVFGSVAEAMAGTGADVTVVFVPPRFAKGAVIEAIDAGIGLAVVITEGIPVHDTAYFWAHANATGNKTRIIGPNCPGVISPGKSNAGIIPADISGPGKIGLVSKSGTLTYQMMYELRDFGFSTAVGIGGDPIIGTTHIDALQAFQDDPETAAIVMIGEIGGDAEERAAAYIAEHITKPVVGYVAGFTAPEGKTMGHAGAIVSGSSGTAAAKQEALEAAGVKVGKTPSEAARLMRECLKPLTV; encoded by the coding sequence ATGGCCATCTTCCTGACCGAGCACAGCAGGGTCATCGTGCAGGGCATGACCGGCGGCGAGGGCTCCAAGCACACCAGGCGCATGCAGGCCGCGGGTACCAACGTGGTCGGCGGCGTGACGCCCGGCAAGGGCGGCCGGCGCGTGGACTTCGACGGGGTGAGCGTGCCCGTCTTCGGCTCGGTGGCCGAGGCCATGGCTGGGACCGGCGCGGACGTCACGGTGGTCTTCGTGCCGCCGCGCTTCGCCAAGGGCGCGGTGATCGAGGCGATCGACGCGGGCATCGGCCTCGCGGTGGTCATCACCGAGGGCATCCCGGTGCACGACACCGCCTACTTCTGGGCGCACGCCAACGCCACCGGCAACAAGACCCGGATCATCGGGCCGAACTGCCCCGGCGTCATCTCGCCCGGCAAGTCCAACGCGGGCATCATCCCGGCCGACATCTCCGGCCCTGGCAAGATCGGTCTGGTGTCGAAGTCCGGCACCCTGACCTACCAGATGATGTACGAGCTGCGGGACTTCGGTTTCTCCACCGCGGTCGGCATCGGCGGTGACCCGATCATCGGCACCACGCACATCGACGCGCTGCAGGCCTTCCAGGACGACCCGGAGACCGCGGCCATCGTGATGATCGGTGAGATCGGCGGCGACGCCGAGGAGCGCGCGGCGGCCTACATCGCCGAGCACATCACCAAGCCGGTGGTCGGCTACGTCGCGGGCTTCACCGCCCCCGAGGGCAAGACCATGGGCCACGCCGGCGCCATCGTCTCCGGTTCCTCCGGCACCGCCGCGGCCAAGCAGGAAGCGCTGGAAGCCGCGGGCGTCAAGGTCGGCAAGACCCCCAGCGAAGCGGCTCGCCTGATGCGGGAGTGCCTCAAACCCCTGACCGTGTGA
- a CDS encoding TIM barrel protein, translated as MTSPVLRFDVNLSILFTELPLLERFAAARSAGLDAVELWWPLPEAVPLQRELDTVRHAIEDAGVRLVGLNFAAGDMAAGERGLLSRPADVHLFRENVHVAVEFAGQLGCRTLNALYGNREPGLWPQEQDELAVANLTYAAQAADRIGATVVVEALNSHENPVYPIISLASAYHVLELVRANGPRNVAFLADLYHLSRMGEDLDTQIDRRAAEFGHVQIADVPGRGQPGTGGIDYEKVLARLLLAGYQGHIGLEYRPVGFSADSFGWLPKLRAAVESTVEGSA; from the coding sequence TTGACCAGTCCGGTCCTGCGTTTCGACGTCAACCTCTCCATCCTGTTCACCGAGCTCCCGCTGCTCGAACGCTTCGCCGCGGCCAGGTCAGCCGGGTTAGACGCGGTGGAGCTGTGGTGGCCGCTGCCCGAAGCCGTTCCGCTGCAACGGGAACTGGACACGGTGCGGCACGCGATCGAGGACGCCGGAGTGCGCCTGGTCGGGCTCAACTTCGCCGCGGGCGACATGGCGGCGGGGGAGCGGGGCCTGCTGTCCCGGCCCGCCGACGTGCACCTGTTCCGGGAGAACGTCCACGTGGCCGTCGAGTTCGCCGGCCAGCTGGGCTGCCGGACGCTCAACGCCCTCTACGGCAACCGGGAACCCGGGCTGTGGCCGCAGGAGCAGGACGAGCTGGCCGTGGCCAACCTGACCTACGCCGCCCAGGCCGCCGACCGGATCGGGGCCACCGTGGTGGTGGAGGCGCTGAACTCGCACGAGAACCCGGTCTACCCCATCATCTCGCTCGCCTCCGCCTACCACGTGCTGGAGCTGGTGCGCGCGAACGGGCCGCGGAACGTGGCCTTCCTGGCCGACCTCTACCACCTGAGCCGGATGGGTGAGGACCTGGACACCCAGATCGACCGGCGGGCCGCGGAGTTCGGCCACGTGCAGATCGCCGACGTCCCTGGCCGCGGCCAGCCGGGCACCGGCGGCATCGACTACGAGAAGGTGCTCGCCCGCCTGCTGCTCGCGGGCTACCAGGGCCACATCGGCCTGGAGTACCGCCCCGTCGGCTTCAGCGCGGACAGCTTCGGCTGGCTGCCCAAGCTCAGGGCCGCGGTGGAGTCCACTGTGGAGGGATCGGCATGA
- a CDS encoding 2-hydroxy-3-oxopropionate reductase — translation MTAVGFIGLGIMGAPMAINLVRAGRRVIGHDVFGAGPARLAEAGGETAGSIAEVLGQAEVVITMLPDSPQVEQVALGDGGLFEHAKPGLLHIDMSSIRPETSRKLAELGAAAGIRVLDAPVSGGEKGAVDGSLSIMVGGAAEDFAAALPLFEVLGGTIVHVGQSGAGQTVKAANQLVVGGTYALVAEAIVLLEAAGVDADRGLDVLAGGLAGSRILELKRRSMVAREFTPGFRIDLHHKDMGIVLAEARSAEVALPVTGVTAALIAAARGQGYGALDHSALLKVIENLSGRGSDPR, via the coding sequence ATGACGGCTGTCGGATTCATCGGCCTCGGCATCATGGGCGCGCCCATGGCCATCAATCTGGTGCGCGCCGGGCGCCGGGTGATCGGCCACGACGTCTTCGGCGCCGGCCCGGCCCGGCTGGCCGAGGCCGGTGGCGAGACCGCGGGCAGCATCGCCGAGGTGCTGGGCCAGGCCGAGGTGGTGATCACCATGCTGCCGGACTCCCCGCAGGTGGAGCAGGTGGCTCTCGGCGACGGCGGGCTGTTCGAGCACGCCAAGCCCGGACTGCTGCACATCGACATGAGCTCCATCCGCCCGGAGACCTCCCGCAAGCTCGCCGAGCTGGGCGCGGCCGCCGGGATCAGGGTGCTGGACGCGCCGGTCAGCGGCGGGGAGAAGGGCGCGGTGGACGGCTCGCTGTCCATCATGGTCGGCGGTGCGGCGGAGGACTTCGCCGCCGCGCTGCCGCTGTTCGAGGTGCTCGGCGGCACCATCGTCCACGTTGGACAGTCCGGCGCGGGTCAGACGGTGAAGGCGGCCAACCAGCTGGTGGTCGGCGGCACCTACGCGCTGGTGGCCGAGGCGATCGTGCTGCTGGAGGCCGCCGGGGTGGACGCCGACCGCGGCCTGGACGTGCTGGCCGGTGGCCTGGCGGGCAGCCGCATCCTGGAACTCAAACGCAGGTCCATGGTGGCCAGGGAGTTCACCCCAGGCTTCCGGATCGACCTGCACCACAAGGACATGGGCATCGTGCTGGCCGAGGCCCGCTCGGCTGAGGTGGCCCTTCCCGTCACGGGAGTCACCGCGGCGCTGATCGCGGCGGCTCGTGGCCAGGGCTACGGCGCCCTGGACCACTCGGCCCTGCTGAAAGTGATCGAGAACCTCTCCGGACGAGGGAGCGACCCGCGATGA